From Natronorubrum halophilum, a single genomic window includes:
- a CDS encoding oligopeptide/dipeptide ABC transporter ATP-binding protein: MSADDPVVSMRDVDIHFEDDGGLNPFAESKTVRAVDGVDLDIPENDVVAIVGESGSGKTTLGKAAVGLQRPSAGTVSFRGQDVWTAKKRFSNPTIAYSEIRRSLQIIHQDPGSSLNPHQTVESSLAAPLKKYQSELGPEDREARILAMLERVGMTPPHDYARRYPHQLSGGEKQRVALVRALLMNPDLILADEAVSALDVSLRVEVMDLMLDLQAQFDTSFLFISHDLSNARYLAEHAGGRLGVMYLGELVELGDADEVLRDPQHPYTKVLKWATPSLSLEEGAAEPPVREIDIPDPVDPPSGCRFHTRCPYATDHCRTEAPDRRSVGDGTHRASCFRLEEDGDYWHSEPLEGASIDADE, from the coding sequence ATGAGCGCCGACGACCCCGTCGTCTCGATGCGGGACGTCGACATCCACTTCGAGGACGACGGCGGCCTCAACCCCTTCGCCGAATCGAAGACGGTCCGGGCCGTCGACGGCGTCGACCTCGACATCCCCGAAAACGACGTCGTCGCGATCGTCGGCGAGTCCGGCAGCGGGAAGACGACGCTCGGCAAGGCGGCGGTCGGCCTCCAGCGACCGAGCGCCGGCACCGTCAGCTTCCGCGGACAGGACGTCTGGACGGCCAAAAAGCGCTTCTCGAACCCGACGATCGCCTACTCCGAGATCCGTCGGTCGCTGCAGATCATCCACCAGGATCCGGGATCGTCGCTGAACCCCCACCAGACCGTCGAGTCGTCGCTCGCCGCGCCGCTGAAGAAGTACCAGTCGGAACTGGGGCCGGAGGACCGCGAGGCTCGGATCCTCGCGATGCTCGAACGCGTGGGAATGACGCCGCCCCACGACTACGCGCGGCGCTATCCCCACCAGCTTTCCGGCGGGGAGAAACAGCGCGTCGCGCTGGTCCGGGCGTTGCTGATGAACCCGGATCTCATCCTGGCCGACGAGGCCGTGAGCGCGCTCGACGTCTCGCTGCGCGTCGAAGTGATGGACCTGATGCTCGACCTGCAAGCCCAGTTCGACACGTCGTTCCTGTTCATCTCGCACGACCTCTCGAACGCGCGCTACCTGGCCGAGCACGCCGGCGGACGACTCGGCGTGATGTATCTGGGTGAACTCGTCGAACTCGGCGACGCGGACGAGGTGCTCCGCGATCCCCAACACCCCTACACGAAGGTGTTGAAGTGGGCGACGCCGTCGCTCAGTCTGGAAGAAGGCGCTGCGGAGCCGCCGGTTCGGGAGATCGACATTCCCGATCCGGTCGACCCGCCGTCGGGCTGTCGGTTCCACACGCGGTGTCCGTACGCGACGGACCACTGCCGGACGGAGGCACCTGACCGGCGTTCGGTCGGCGATGGTACGCACCGGGCATCCTGTTTCCGCCTCGAGGAGGACGGCGACTACTGGCACAGCGAACCGCTTGAGGGTGCCAGTATCGACGCGGACGAATAG
- a CDS encoding malectin domain-containing carbohydrate-binding protein, protein MSEESNSGDGDGQPVGIPRLSRRRLLQTTGTLAALSGLGSTAVASEHDTDDHHVADLVPTSDATHSATTSGPWTDSATWDNGVPNDGARVHVPSGVTVTVDANPSARLHWVRIDGTLRAATSQTAELQVDTLITTQDSAIQLGTESDPVGPSSELTITFIDRGPIDESWDPERKTRGLVAAGTVEVHGAAKTPHATLAHHPMAGDSALELDATPTNWRAGDALVVPGVSPQENHDEEVTVASVTGSTVQLEETLQYDHVPPAGGLDSYALNLERHVRLRSESTEMKRRGHVMIMSPGSTIRYAGLYELGRTDKSIPFSNPAYKESEIRNDGVFDLDVNDNRRARYALHYHKTGPRTDVEPHDATGCVVAPRTRGNGWKGSPGWGFVNHQSSAHVHDCVSYKVLGSHFQTETGVELGSFVNNFALRSAGSGDDPDFREVVAWADHANRPLIDDYGHNGIGFWLHGPLVLNRDNVAAGQRNHGFAYWNRAIGDYVPDEVDDPAIPPSELEREIEESDIGRHRGTIPNVPAPYADDRPSEQYNVAPGSAGPNVAEFAHATDTADDGTVFVDEGSIPIRDIGNTAFACGSGMEVMNHMRGAGSQMDRQTDYYGLIKDYTAWNIGQRDGESDLPDTQIYQNGDLSFEFPRGTGIGLAMRYASHLKVVNPRLIGVGEGVGITHNMRAEGMVIEDATIENWSSGIGALTDGLMEIRNPTFSNIQNYEINIRGEQILAGNPTTKMWDVDDGYEIYMNPSDDIHTDWDREYWLDDRRVYFEDVAPGDAETDPRLVGGRIEPGSSDTAAVETAINVGGSSYTVGDGTEFQADTGYSGGTTASTGDPIAGTDDDALYQSERYGDFSYDISVADGTYDVVLHFAETYWTADGDRVFDVLVNGDEAITDLDVHGAVGHGAALVRTISGVDASDGTLTVSFNTDADNALLNGIEVVTA, encoded by the coding sequence ATGTCGGAAGAAAGCAACAGCGGAGACGGGGACGGACAGCCAGTAGGAATACCACGCCTCTCGCGTCGGCGGTTGTTACAGACCACGGGGACACTCGCTGCGTTGTCGGGGCTCGGTTCGACGGCAGTCGCGTCGGAACACGACACGGACGACCATCACGTCGCCGACCTCGTACCGACGTCGGATGCGACGCACAGCGCGACGACGAGCGGCCCGTGGACCGACTCGGCAACTTGGGACAACGGAGTTCCGAACGACGGCGCGCGCGTCCACGTTCCATCCGGCGTCACGGTGACGGTCGACGCGAATCCCAGCGCGCGCCTGCACTGGGTCCGAATCGACGGGACGCTCAGGGCCGCGACGAGCCAGACGGCCGAACTGCAGGTCGACACGCTGATCACGACCCAGGACAGCGCGATTCAGCTCGGCACGGAGAGCGATCCAGTCGGCCCCTCGAGCGAGCTAACCATCACCTTCATCGACCGCGGACCGATCGACGAGAGCTGGGACCCGGAGCGGAAGACCCGGGGGCTGGTGGCGGCCGGCACCGTCGAGGTCCACGGCGCGGCGAAGACGCCACACGCGACACTGGCGCACCATCCAATGGCGGGTGACTCCGCCCTCGAGCTCGACGCGACGCCGACGAACTGGCGGGCCGGCGATGCGCTGGTCGTCCCGGGCGTCTCGCCGCAGGAGAACCACGACGAGGAAGTGACCGTTGCGAGCGTCACCGGCTCGACGGTCCAGTTGGAGGAGACGCTCCAGTACGACCACGTGCCGCCGGCGGGCGGCCTCGATTCGTACGCGCTCAACCTCGAGCGACACGTCCGATTGCGGTCCGAGAGCACCGAGATGAAGCGCCGCGGCCACGTGATGATCATGTCGCCGGGCTCGACGATCCGGTATGCGGGCCTCTACGAACTCGGCCGGACCGACAAGAGCATCCCGTTCTCGAACCCGGCGTACAAGGAGAGCGAGATCCGGAATGACGGCGTGTTCGACCTGGACGTCAACGACAACCGGCGGGCCCGATACGCGCTGCACTACCACAAGACCGGTCCCCGAACGGACGTGGAACCCCACGACGCGACCGGCTGCGTGGTCGCGCCGCGGACCCGCGGGAACGGCTGGAAGGGCAGCCCCGGGTGGGGCTTCGTCAACCACCAGAGCTCCGCTCACGTCCACGACTGTGTGAGCTACAAGGTGCTCGGTTCGCACTTCCAGACCGAGACGGGCGTCGAACTCGGCAGCTTCGTGAACAACTTCGCGCTGCGATCGGCGGGCAGCGGAGACGACCCCGATTTCCGCGAAGTCGTCGCCTGGGCCGATCACGCCAACCGGCCGCTGATCGACGACTACGGCCACAACGGGATCGGCTTCTGGCTTCACGGGCCGCTCGTGTTGAACAGGGACAACGTCGCGGCGGGCCAACGCAACCACGGGTTCGCCTACTGGAACCGGGCGATCGGCGATTACGTGCCCGACGAAGTCGACGATCCCGCGATCCCGCCCTCCGAACTCGAGCGCGAGATCGAGGAGTCCGACATCGGCAGACACCGGGGGACGATCCCGAACGTGCCCGCCCCGTACGCCGACGACCGACCGTCAGAACAGTACAACGTGGCGCCGGGGTCAGCCGGCCCGAACGTCGCGGAGTTCGCTCACGCGACCGACACTGCCGACGACGGCACGGTCTTCGTCGACGAGGGGTCGATCCCGATCCGAGATATCGGCAACACGGCCTTCGCCTGCGGGAGCGGCATGGAGGTCATGAACCACATGCGCGGCGCCGGCTCGCAGATGGATCGGCAGACCGATTACTACGGGCTCATCAAGGACTACACCGCGTGGAACATCGGCCAACGCGACGGCGAGAGCGACCTTCCAGACACCCAAATTTACCAGAACGGCGATCTCAGCTTCGAGTTCCCGCGGGGGACCGGCATCGGCCTCGCGATGCGGTACGCCAGCCACCTCAAGGTCGTGAACCCGCGGCTCATCGGCGTGGGCGAGGGCGTCGGCATCACCCACAACATGCGAGCCGAGGGGATGGTGATCGAGGACGCGACCATCGAGAACTGGAGTAGCGGCATCGGCGCGCTGACGGACGGGCTCATGGAGATCCGAAATCCGACGTTCAGCAACATCCAGAACTACGAGATCAACATCCGTGGCGAGCAGATCCTCGCGGGCAACCCCACCACCAAGATGTGGGACGTCGACGACGGGTACGAGATCTACATGAACCCGTCGGACGATATCCACACCGACTGGGACCGTGAGTACTGGCTCGACGACAGACGGGTCTACTTCGAGGATGTCGCGCCTGGTGATGCAGAAACCGATCCGCGGCTCGTCGGCGGACGGATCGAGCCCGGTTCGAGCGACACCGCCGCGGTCGAGACAGCGATCAACGTCGGTGGATCGAGCTACACCGTCGGCGACGGGACGGAGTTCCAGGCTGATACCGGGTACAGCGGCGGTACTACCGCGAGTACGGGCGATCCGATCGCCGGCACCGACGACGACGCGCTGTATCAGTCCGAACGGTACGGTGATTTCAGCTACGATATCTCGGTCGCCGACGGCACCTACGACGTCGTGTTGCACTTCGCCGAGACGTACTGGACCGCCGACGGCGACCGCGTGTTCGACGTCTTGGTGAACGGTGACGAAGCGATTACCGACCTCGACGTTCACGGTGCGGTCGGCCACGGCGCAGCGCTGGTTCGGACGATCTCCGGGGTCGACGCCTCGGACGGCACGCTGACGGTCTCGTTCAACACCGACGCCGACAACGCCTTGCTCAATGGGATCGAGGTAGTTACCGCCTGA
- a CDS encoding malectin domain-containing carbohydrate-binding protein, protein MLRRRFMGAAAAAAATAGLASPTASAAPGDVVFAVNAGGGAYTAADGTDYRADTGYSGGTAASTGDPIAGTDDDTLYQSERYGDFSYEIPVANRTYDIELHFAETYWTADGDRVFDVSAEGAARISDLDVHGAVGHDSALVRTISGVDVSDGTLNVSFSTDVDNATIGAIKVVEAGGSASYPGDPGDLDGRSWNQVFADHFDGDSLDTSVWADQEGNGHDYGVPGWGNAEEQYYSQDNRWVENSNLVVEIREETVSDEHGTYDYTSAKLVTEGNLDFQYGRVDFRSKLVEDQGMWPAHWMLPAGDTAWPDDGEIDIMELVGDQPSAVHGTVHGPGYSGGGSIGGDYHLDVGTFADEFHVFSVVWDPGVIKWYVDGEHFFTVTREDVESQGNEWVFDDGPFWLLLNCAVGGEWPGSPDATTTFPQRMEIDYVRLFEEA, encoded by the coding sequence ATGTTACGCAGACGGTTCATGGGTGCGGCCGCGGCGGCCGCAGCCACAGCCGGCCTCGCGAGTCCGACCGCGAGCGCGGCCCCGGGCGATGTCGTCTTCGCGGTTAACGCTGGCGGCGGCGCGTACACCGCTGCCGACGGCACCGACTACCGAGCCGATACCGGGTACAGCGGCGGTACTGCCGCGAGTACGGGCGACCCGATCGCCGGTACCGACGACGACACGCTGTACCAGTCCGAACGGTACGGCGATTTCAGCTACGAGATTCCGGTCGCCAACAGAACCTACGACATCGAGTTACACTTCGCCGAGACGTACTGGACCGCCGACGGCGACCGCGTGTTCGACGTCTCCGCGGAAGGTGCCGCGAGGATCTCCGATCTCGACGTCCACGGCGCGGTCGGGCACGATTCGGCGCTGGTGCGGACGATCTCCGGGGTCGACGTCTCGGACGGCACACTGAACGTCTCGTTCAGCACCGACGTCGATAACGCGACGATCGGCGCGATCAAGGTCGTCGAGGCTGGCGGCAGCGCGAGCTACCCCGGCGATCCGGGGGACCTCGACGGCCGGTCGTGGAACCAGGTCTTCGCCGATCACTTCGACGGTGATTCGCTCGATACGTCCGTCTGGGCGGACCAGGAGGGCAACGGCCACGACTACGGCGTCCCCGGCTGGGGGAACGCAGAGGAGCAGTACTACAGCCAGGACAACCGATGGGTCGAGAACAGCAACCTGGTCGTCGAAATCCGCGAGGAGACGGTCTCCGACGAGCACGGAACCTACGACTACACGTCGGCGAAGCTGGTGACCGAAGGCAATCTGGACTTTCAGTACGGCCGCGTGGACTTCCGTTCGAAACTCGTCGAGGATCAGGGGATGTGGCCGGCACACTGGATGCTGCCGGCCGGCGATACGGCCTGGCCCGACGACGGCGAGATCGACATCATGGAACTGGTCGGCGACCAGCCGTCGGCGGTCCACGGTACCGTCCACGGACCCGGCTACTCCGGCGGCGGCTCCATCGGCGGGGACTACCACCTGGACGTCGGCACCTTCGCCGACGAATTCCACGTGTTCTCCGTCGTGTGGGATCCCGGCGTGATCAAGTGGTACGTCGACGGCGAGCACTTCTTTACGGTCACCCGCGAAGACGTCGAGAGCCAGGGCAACGAGTGGGTCTTCGACGACGGGCCGTTCTGGTTGCTCCTCAACTGCGCCGTCGGCGGCGAGTGGCCCGGATCGCCCGACGCAACGACGACGTTCCCCCAGCGGATGGAGATCGACTACGTCCGGCTGTTCGAGGAGGCGTAG
- a CDS encoding TrmB family transcriptional regulator — protein MDRDPLRDALQNAGLTSYQADAYITLLERGMLPAVEVANQCSVPVSQIYDVLRALERTDYVETFDQDQLHARPKEPIGVLRDLRSRGQLMNEAADAIEDRWERPAVSDHTVSVVKHEETVIDRTRDLIRDAESFIELSATVDQFRALTNALEDAHDRGVVSKVAVYGEDLEDRLADIDLAGTVTELRACRIPGPFLFVADRTRTCFTPNDWANRPFGVLIDDYILSLIFHWYFQTGVWALWETICEDTDPPYVYMTLEEFVRDVAPLRAEGANVAVTIEGTLVETNEPCEITGIVTHIEYPGAYRSEGRPSFEQLAGFLQLELVADDERYSVGGWGAVYEDIEAVRIVLEHIEFDDPTGTDVVDLGAPDASRAAEDD, from the coding sequence ATGGACAGGGACCCTCTCCGAGACGCGCTCCAGAACGCGGGGTTGACCTCGTATCAGGCCGACGCCTACATCACGCTGCTCGAGCGAGGAATGCTGCCGGCAGTGGAGGTCGCAAACCAGTGTTCCGTCCCGGTGTCCCAGATCTACGACGTGCTTCGCGCTCTCGAGCGAACGGACTATGTCGAGACGTTCGACCAGGACCAACTCCACGCCCGTCCCAAGGAGCCGATCGGCGTCCTCCGCGACCTTCGATCCCGGGGACAGCTGATGAACGAGGCGGCCGACGCGATTGAGGACCGGTGGGAGCGGCCGGCGGTCAGCGATCACACGGTCAGCGTCGTCAAGCACGAGGAGACGGTCATCGACCGGACGCGGGACCTGATCCGAGACGCGGAGAGCTTCATCGAACTGTCCGCGACCGTCGATCAGTTTCGAGCGCTGACGAACGCGCTCGAGGACGCCCACGATCGCGGCGTCGTCTCGAAGGTGGCCGTCTACGGCGAGGATCTGGAGGACCGACTCGCGGACATCGACCTCGCGGGGACGGTGACGGAGCTTCGCGCCTGCCGGATTCCGGGGCCGTTCCTGTTCGTGGCGGACCGCACGCGGACGTGTTTCACGCCGAACGACTGGGCCAACAGGCCGTTCGGCGTCCTGATCGACGACTACATCCTCTCGCTGATCTTCCACTGGTACTTCCAGACGGGCGTCTGGGCCCTCTGGGAGACGATCTGCGAGGACACCGACCCGCCGTACGTCTACATGACCCTCGAGGAGTTCGTCCGCGACGTGGCACCGCTGAGGGCGGAGGGGGCGAACGTCGCGGTGACGATCGAGGGCACGTTGGTCGAGACGAACGAACCCTGCGAGATCACCGGAATCGTCACTCACATCGAGTATCCGGGCGCGTACCGCTCCGAGGGGCGGCCGTCGTTCGAGCAACTGGCCGGGTTCTTGCAACTGGAACTCGTCGCCGACGACGAACGGTACAGCGTCGGCGGCTGGGGTGCGGTCTACGAGGATATCGAAGCGGTCCGGATCGTCCTCGAGCACATCGAGTTCGACGATCCGACGGGGACGGATGTGGTCGATCTCGGCGCGCCGGATGCCAGCCGCGCGGCGGAAGACGACTGA